In Methanobacterium bryantii, the following proteins share a genomic window:
- a CDS encoding FUSC family protein yields MEKKGVISRFKILARPTGSPKWGHAIRAIILMILAGLIAHFLGFDRGIGVIMFVTLLASIIIDISLPIRKVAILAILGLFMTVLAFLSAYLALSSLEIFIFFTVIWAFFTTSLYIFGAAEGSLGFTFFLIYFVAVLMVNTGSNPVEWCIYSVLPYLVVSILFIPKIWLEKRKIREMVTVGFNPQSSIQSVFITLKILSGVSLKSNYYDIFKLGSYLKGLRTYSDLIASRLPLKSKECFNNFLKAADKFSLKVSNNFKSNGDMVDLKEIDDALLEVESCFSGNNNVIFELSQGIKDILNKSNKLLSGTSKKDVKKIETSKISFKEVLEANFNINNIYIRHTIRFTLAMTIALILVYFNHERSVIWVTMGILIILKPDITSTVNNLISRVGFNLFAIIIAIIISFIFPHYVLIWLAFIMLFLFRAFFPGYMGLSIMAITVFIVLVWPTGTVFENAIARLVDISIGGIIAFIFAYVILPSRVTVNLPDQLIKTIKANINYANQVLTISKNYDSNILKCFKKYIGEDNNLEAGIKKLEDTFEDINDDLKLYNGLMILNKKVAADLTAASAILSKDPEKLQQDSDIHVNKLKDMLHKFEVPLNGDINQLKLNPDVLKMDHSYDPQNSELEQLLNWITADIQLIIKGMEIAVETGALSRYNKLD; encoded by the coding sequence ATGGAAAAAAAGGGAGTTATAAGTAGATTTAAAATACTTGCAAGACCTACTGGAAGTCCTAAGTGGGGACATGCTATTAGGGCTATTATTTTAATGATTTTGGCAGGTTTAATAGCTCATTTTTTGGGCTTTGATAGGGGAATTGGGGTTATAATGTTTGTAACTCTTTTAGCCAGTATAATAATTGATATTTCTCTTCCTATTCGTAAAGTAGCTATTTTGGCAATTTTAGGCCTTTTTATGACAGTTTTAGCTTTTTTAAGTGCTTATTTGGCATTATCAAGTCTTGAAATATTTATTTTCTTTACAGTTATATGGGCATTTTTTACCACTTCTCTCTATATTTTTGGGGCTGCCGAAGGTTCTTTGGGATTTACATTCTTTTTAATTTATTTTGTAGCAGTTTTAATGGTTAATACAGGTTCAAATCCAGTAGAATGGTGTATTTATAGTGTATTACCTTACCTGGTAGTTTCTATATTATTTATTCCTAAAATATGGCTTGAAAAGAGAAAAATAAGAGAGATGGTGACTGTTGGATTTAATCCCCAGTCTTCAATTCAAAGTGTTTTCATTACATTAAAGATCCTCTCTGGAGTTTCATTAAAATCTAATTATTATGATATTTTTAAGCTCGGAAGCTATTTGAAGGGTCTAAGGACGTACAGTGATTTAATTGCTTCAAGATTGCCTTTAAAATCTAAGGAATGCTTTAATAACTTTTTAAAGGCTGCAGATAAGTTCTCTTTAAAGGTTTCAAATAATTTTAAAAGTAACGGTGACATGGTGGATCTAAAGGAGATTGATGATGCCCTTTTGGAGGTTGAATCCTGCTTTTCAGGAAATAATAATGTGATTTTTGAACTTTCTCAGGGTATAAAGGATATATTAAATAAAAGCAATAAGTTACTTTCTGGAACTTCAAAAAAAGATGTAAAAAAAATAGAAACTTCTAAAATATCTTTTAAGGAAGTTTTGGAAGCTAACTTCAATATAAATAACATCTATATTCGCCATACTATTCGTTTTACACTTGCAATGACAATTGCACTTATTCTTGTTTATTTTAATCATGAACGGAGCGTAATATGGGTTACAATGGGGATTTTAATTATTTTAAAGCCGGATATTACCAGCACTGTTAATAACTTAATTTCAAGGGTAGGATTTAATTTGTTTGCTATAATTATAGCTATAATCATTTCATTCATATTCCCTCATTATGTTTTGATCTGGTTGGCTTTTATAATGCTCTTTTTATTTAGAGCATTTTTCCCGGGTTACATGGGACTTTCTATAATGGCAATTACAGTTTTTATAGTTTTAGTATGGCCCACAGGAACTGTATTTGAAAATGCAATTGCGAGACTTGTAGACATTTCTATAGGTGGAATTATAGCTTTTATATTTGCTTATGTGATTTTACCAAGCAGGGTCACAGTTAACCTTCCTGATCAGTTGATTAAAACTATTAAAGCTAATATAAATTATGCCAATCAGGTTTTAACTATTTCTAAAAATTATGATTCTAATATATTAAAATGTTTTAAAAAGTATATTGGAGAAGATAATAATCTTGAGGCAGGAATAAAGAAACTGGAAGATACTTTTGAGGATATAAATGATGATCTTAAGCTGTATAATGGGTTGATGATTTTAAATAAAAAAGTAGCTGCTGATTTAACAGCTGCATCTGCAATACTTTCTAAGGATCCTGAAAAATTGCAGCAGGATAGTGATATACATGTCAATAAACTTAAGGATATGCTTCATAAATTTGAAGTTCCATTAAATGGGGATATTAATCAATTAAAGCTGAATCCAGATGTTCTTAAAATGGATCATTCGTATGATCCTCAAAATAGCGAATTGGAACAGCTTTTAAACTGGATAACGGCTGATATTCAACTGATTATTAAAGGTATGGAAATAGCTGTTGAAACAGGAGCGCTGTCAAGATATAATAAGTTAGATTAA
- a CDS encoding DUF763 domain-containing protein, giving the protein MHAKRGVANLPLHGGHAPRWLFDRMVKLAGGITDVILYEYGADEFLRRISDPHWFQAFSCVIGFDWHSSGTTTTTCGALKLALDPQEHGIMIAGGKGKNSRKTPLDIETAADFFSLSSKKIDELKYSSRISAKIDNSCIQDGYDLYHHSFFFTEGGNWAVVQQGLNNKNNYARRYHWLSESIDNVVEEPHNAICCDESKSDTLNMTSDQSGDARDISVDLICDNPDHLRPYFRKKSQTLLTDFFDAPVHSDNSKNYKEMKMPRHHPVLDMDISDREFEVLKKAYELQPQNYEELITLEGIGPKKIRALALISDLVYGTEPSWRDPVKYSFTHGGKDGFPYPVDREVYDHSIFTLKDALDEAKLDKKDKYNAIKRLESFIKC; this is encoded by the coding sequence ATGCACGCAAAACGGGGAGTAGCAAACCTCCCATTACACGGGGGGCACGCGCCAAGATGGCTGTTTGACAGGATGGTTAAGCTAGCCGGAGGCATAACAGATGTAATTTTGTATGAATACGGTGCAGACGAGTTTTTAAGGAGGATATCAGATCCACACTGGTTTCAGGCGTTTTCATGCGTAATTGGATTTGACTGGCACTCTTCAGGAACCACAACCACAACCTGCGGCGCGTTAAAGCTTGCGCTTGACCCCCAGGAGCATGGAATCATGATTGCAGGGGGTAAAGGCAAAAATTCGAGAAAAACACCGTTAGACATCGAAACGGCAGCTGATTTTTTCTCATTATCTTCAAAGAAAATCGATGAACTTAAATATTCAAGCCGTATTTCTGCAAAAATAGATAATTCCTGCATTCAAGACGGCTATGACCTTTACCACCATTCATTCTTTTTTACAGAAGGCGGCAACTGGGCAGTTGTACAGCAAGGACTGAACAATAAAAATAATTATGCTAGAAGATACCACTGGCTTTCTGAATCTATAGATAATGTTGTAGAAGAACCACATAATGCTATCTGCTGCGATGAATCTAAATCCGATACTTTAAACATGACCTCCGATCAAAGCGGTGATGCAAGAGATATAAGCGTGGATTTAATTTGTGATAATCCGGATCATTTAAGGCCTTACTTCAGAAAAAAATCCCAGACACTTCTCACTGACTTTTTTGACGCGCCAGTACATTCGGATAATTCTAAAAATTATAAAGAAATGAAAATGCCGAGGCACCATCCAGTACTCGACATGGATATTAGCGACCGGGAATTTGAAGTCTTAAAAAAGGCATACGAGCTTCAGCCTCAAAATTACGAAGAGCTTATCACCCTTGAAGGGATAGGGCCTAAGAAAATAAGGGCTTTAGCATTGATCTCTGATCTGGTCTATGGCACAGAGCCAAGCTGGAGAGATCCTGTAAAATACAGCTTCACCCACGGTGGAAAGGACGGATTTCCATATCCAGTTGACAGGGAAGTCTACGATCACTCTATTTTCACGTTAAAAGACGCTTTAGATGAAGCTAAACTGGATAAAAAAGATAAATACAATGCAATTAAGAGATTGGAATCTTTTATTAAATGTTAA
- the nadA gene encoding quinolinate synthase, giving the protein MLNDLQKEIIKLKEEKNAIILAHNYQTGDIQEIADFMGDSLELCIKASEIEGKDLVVFCGVDFMAETAAILNPDKKIIIPDHQAECPMAHMLPADEVIKAKERHPGAAVVLYVNTLAEAKAEADILCTSSNAVKIVNSLDEDTVLFGPDMNLAWYTSQQTDKEIITIPEGGHCYVHKMFTTGDIFFSREKYPDADILVHPECDPEIQKFADYVLSTGGMLKHVAESPKKTFIIGTEVDLVTRLKRENPEKTIIPALSEAICKTMKLHTLEKVKNALLNEECIVTVDDETADNARSAVERMIEVSKR; this is encoded by the coding sequence ATGCTGAATGATTTACAAAAGGAAATTATAAAACTTAAAGAAGAGAAAAATGCAATAATCTTAGCTCACAATTATCAAACAGGAGATATACAGGAAATTGCAGACTTCATGGGAGATTCACTCGAGCTCTGCATAAAAGCATCAGAGATTGAAGGAAAAGACCTCGTAGTATTCTGTGGCGTTGACTTCATGGCTGAAACAGCAGCTATACTCAATCCTGATAAAAAGATAATAATTCCTGACCATCAAGCAGAATGTCCAATGGCACACATGCTCCCTGCAGATGAAGTAATAAAAGCAAAAGAAAGACATCCTGGGGCAGCAGTGGTTTTATACGTTAATACACTTGCAGAAGCAAAAGCAGAAGCAGATATACTCTGCACATCATCAAACGCAGTTAAAATCGTAAACAGCCTTGATGAAGATACAGTACTCTTTGGACCAGATATGAACCTCGCATGGTATACTTCCCAGCAAACTGACAAGGAAATAATTACCATACCTGAAGGAGGCCACTGCTACGTCCATAAGATGTTTACTACGGGGGATATCTTCTTTTCAAGGGAAAAATATCCGGATGCAGATATATTAGTGCATCCAGAATGCGACCCTGAAATTCAGAAATTTGCAGATTATGTTTTAAGCACAGGCGGCATGCTTAAACACGTTGCAGAGTCTCCAAAGAAAACATTTATCATTGGTACTGAAGTGGACCTTGTAACCCGTTTGAAGCGGGAAAATCCCGAAAAAACAATCATTCCAGCTTTATCTGAAGCTATATGTAAAACTATGAAACTCCACACCCTTGAAAAGGTTAAAAATGCCCTTTTAAATGAGGAATGTATAGTAACTGTTGATGATGAAACAGCAGATAATGCAAGGAGTGCAGTTGAACGGATGATTGAAGTATCTAAACGTTAA
- a CDS encoding sensor histidine kinase, whose product MPNKSDPFESFVNKLKEAGSYSNILKMRFISFRNSVIISLIVLIGYLFIVLLSRDKNSMACFRDMAGPMIELLVGFCLFYAAKLSGVHGRRVQNFWLIIGIALLCYGIGDVIWAIMELVLHQQLFPSFASIFYFLFYFLFVLGILYLPGESLSKNKKIKMILDTSVIFITAGIIFGIFFLPYINSIYGLNKVSMAYAVVDLVLFLALLRILFNNFKGFYRTPLLLLGMGIFSQIVTDNIYSFQVIQGIAVSGGFLNAGWLLAILFIYLAAAFEIDLLRGNKKCMEFELGIHRFNFSPYLPLLTVLITYVLVILVNNNKISISGLYIEAAVGIIILLAVFRQGIILNENENLYVAAKKEIESRKKSEEALKLVNIYNRSLIEVNLDPLVTIGLDGKITDVNSSTEAVTGYSRHELIGTDFSSYFTEPDKAQEGYKKAFQNGSVRNYPLEIQNKNGKSIPVLYNATTYKDESGRVIGVFAAARDINELKKAEDKLKSSLNEKELLLKEVHHRVKNNMQIISSLLSLQSKYINDDLTIQVLKESEVRIKAMALVHESIYLSDNLSSIPFQSYVQRLVMDIIIHYSAQWITPKFNIEDIIFNIETAIPCGLIVTELVTNSIKYAFLEDEGVISVEFTREMDKLKLTVSDNGRGLPEHLLHEKSDSLGLLLVEMLVNQLEGELKIDNRNGTTFTVIFKELEYTERV is encoded by the coding sequence ATGCCAAATAAAAGTGATCCGTTTGAATCATTTGTTAATAAATTAAAGGAAGCAGGTTCATATAGTAATATCCTTAAAATGCGCTTTATTTCATTTCGTAACTCTGTTATAATATCTTTAATAGTTTTAATTGGTTATTTATTTATTGTATTATTATCTAGGGATAAAAATTCAATGGCATGTTTCAGGGATATGGCTGGCCCTATGATTGAGCTATTAGTAGGTTTCTGTTTATTTTATGCAGCAAAACTTTCAGGTGTCCATGGGAGAAGAGTACAAAATTTTTGGTTAATTATAGGTATTGCTTTGCTGTGTTATGGTATAGGGGATGTAATATGGGCTATAATGGAATTAGTTCTTCATCAACAACTCTTTCCTTCATTTGCGTCTATTTTTTACTTTTTATTTTACTTTTTATTTGTTTTAGGTATACTTTATCTTCCAGGAGAATCCCTTTCCAAAAATAAAAAGATCAAAATGATACTAGATACATCTGTAATATTTATAACTGCGGGCATTATTTTTGGAATCTTTTTTTTACCTTACATTAATTCAATTTATGGTTTGAACAAGGTGAGTATGGCTTATGCTGTAGTAGATCTTGTCCTTTTCCTGGCATTACTGCGAATATTATTCAATAATTTTAAAGGTTTTTATAGAACTCCTCTGCTACTTTTGGGTATGGGTATTTTTTCTCAAATTGTAACTGATAATATTTACAGTTTTCAAGTTATACAGGGGATAGCTGTTTCAGGAGGTTTTTTAAATGCAGGGTGGTTGTTAGCAATATTATTTATATATTTAGCTGCCGCTTTTGAAATAGATCTTTTAAGGGGCAATAAAAAATGCATGGAATTTGAATTAGGGATACATAGGTTTAATTTTTCGCCTTATTTGCCTTTATTAACTGTGTTAATTACATATGTCCTGGTCATACTGGTGAACAATAATAAAATTTCTATAAGTGGGCTGTATATTGAAGCTGCTGTTGGAATTATCATACTTTTGGCAGTCTTCAGACAGGGTATTATACTGAATGAAAATGAAAATCTTTATGTGGCGGCAAAAAAAGAGATTGAAAGCCGTAAAAAATCTGAAGAAGCGTTAAAATTAGTCAATATTTATAACCGTAGTCTAATTGAAGTGAATTTAGATCCTCTTGTTACAATTGGGCTTGATGGGAAAATTACTGATGTCAATAGTTCTACAGAAGCAGTTACAGGTTATTCTCGCCATGAACTTATAGGCACTGATTTTTCAAGTTACTTTACTGAGCCTGATAAGGCTCAAGAAGGATATAAAAAAGCTTTTCAGAATGGATCCGTGAGAAATTATCCCCTTGAGATACAGAATAAGAATGGAAAATCTATACCTGTTTTGTATAATGCAACAACCTACAAAGATGAATCTGGAAGGGTTATCGGTGTTTTTGCGGCTGCACGTGATATTAATGAACTTAAAAAAGCTGAAGATAAACTTAAATCATCTTTAAATGAAAAAGAATTACTACTTAAGGAAGTTCACCACAGAGTCAAAAATAACATGCAAATTATAAGCTCTTTATTAAGTCTCCAATCTAAATATATCAACGATGATTTGACCATACAGGTTCTTAAAGAAAGTGAAGTGCGCATAAAAGCAATGGCTTTGGTGCATGAATCAATTTATCTTTCTGATAATTTATCAAGTATCCCTTTTCAAAGTTATGTCCAGAGACTTGTAATGGATATTATAATTCATTACAGTGCCCAGTGGATAACTCCCAAATTCAATATTGAAGATATAATTTTTAATATTGAAACAGCTATCCCCTGTGGTTTGATAGTAACTGAACTGGTTACCAATTCCATTAAATATGCATTTTTAGAGGATGAAGGAGTAATTAGCGTAGAATTTACTCGAGAAATGGATAAATTAAAATTAACCGTAAGTGATAATGGAAGAGGGTTACCTGAACATTTATTACATGAAAAATCTGACTCTTTAGGTCTTTTACTTGTTGAAATGCTTGTAAATCAGCTTGAAGGTGAATTAAAAATAGATAATAGGAATGGAACAACTTTTACCGTCATTTTTAAAGAATTAGAATATACAGAAAGGGTTTAA
- the mtnP gene encoding S-methyl-5'-thioadenosine phosphorylase, whose amino-acid sequence MIGIIGGTGIYEIVEMGKDVETKIIETPYGESPEISIFKLHGKDIAFMPRHAKGHANPPHMINYRANIYAMKKIGVERIIATNAVGSLDLSVKPGDFLIPHDFIDFTKTREFTFYDTKTVHIDITEPYCHDLRNYLIESGEVVPNGVYVCTEGPRFETAAEIAMFKQLGGNVVGMTGIPEAILARELEICYASICMVSNYAASISPTKLTIDEVFEVVEGQKENLVKLISEAITKTPDKRECPCSYALLGAEIDEV is encoded by the coding sequence ATGATAGGAATAATTGGCGGCACAGGAATATACGAAATCGTTGAAATGGGAAAAGACGTTGAAACTAAGATTATAGAAACACCTTATGGTGAATCTCCAGAGATCAGCATTTTCAAATTACATGGTAAAGATATTGCATTCATGCCAAGACATGCAAAAGGACATGCAAATCCGCCCCATATGATAAATTACAGGGCAAACATTTATGCCATGAAAAAAATTGGCGTTGAGAGAATAATAGCAACCAATGCTGTTGGATCTCTGGATTTATCTGTTAAACCTGGTGATTTTTTAATACCTCATGATTTCATTGATTTTACAAAAACAAGAGAATTCACATTTTATGACACTAAAACAGTACATATAGATATTACAGAACCTTACTGTCATGATTTACGGAACTATTTAATAGAGTCAGGTGAAGTTGTCCCAAATGGTGTATATGTGTGCACTGAAGGACCCAGATTTGAAACTGCTGCAGAAATTGCAATGTTCAAACAGCTGGGCGGAAATGTTGTGGGAATGACTGGAATACCTGAAGCTATACTTGCAAGGGAACTTGAAATATGCTATGCAAGTATCTGTATGGTATCAAATTATGCTGCATCAATATCTCCAACCAAGCTGACAATAGATGAAGTATTTGAAGTCGTAGAAGGGCAAAAAGAGAATCTGGTTAAGTTAATATCTGAAGCAATAACAAAAACTCCAGATAAAAGAGAATGTCCCTGCAGTTACGCACTTTTAGGTGCAGAAATAGATGAAGTGTAA
- the hisG gene encoding ATP phosphoribosyltransferase — protein MEKIVLGLPKGSLNNVNRGNTYQLFVDAGYEVKGYEPGKEENEIVIANDPEIKAFLSRPQSSPVELNRGILDIAIVGEDWVREESVESGENLITRIGDLDYGQTRLIVAIPNEAPYNSLTEFFRANKDRKTPILCFTEYPNLTRQHIMNNDGYKEIFGDSKPFVQVRGLRDGDNKQVQVINSDGATEVYIAKGADLIVDNTQTGSSLRKAGLKILETIMESSAGLYAGPSCSGKKAEKAQMIFEQLFGAITARKYFDVKFNISNEKLEEVKGFLLSKGFCSDEPTAVKGASFSQVNVLIPKTKFPAMLRGIKSYGASAIVRENVKQYVK, from the coding sequence ATGGAGAAAATAGTACTTGGTCTCCCAAAAGGGAGCTTGAATAATGTAAACAGAGGTAACACTTACCAGTTATTTGTTGATGCGGGTTACGAAGTCAAAGGATATGAACCAGGTAAGGAAGAAAACGAAATAGTGATAGCAAACGATCCTGAAATTAAAGCATTCCTTTCAAGGCCTCAAAGCTCCCCTGTGGAGCTTAACAGAGGAATTCTTGACATTGCAATTGTTGGTGAGGATTGGGTAAGAGAAGAATCTGTAGAAAGCGGAGAAAACTTAATAACAAGAATCGGCGACCTTGATTACGGACAAACAAGGCTTATTGTGGCTATACCAAATGAAGCACCTTACAATTCGCTCACCGAGTTTTTCAGGGCAAATAAGGATAGAAAAACACCAATACTGTGCTTTACAGAGTACCCTAACTTAACAAGGCAGCACATCATGAACAATGATGGATACAAAGAGATCTTCGGTGACAGTAAACCATTTGTTCAAGTAAGGGGTCTCAGGGACGGAGACAATAAACAGGTCCAGGTCATCAACTCGGATGGCGCGACTGAAGTTTACATAGCAAAAGGTGCTGATTTAATTGTGGACAACACCCAAACTGGAAGCAGCCTTAGAAAAGCAGGGCTTAAAATCCTGGAGACAATAATGGAATCAAGCGCAGGACTATATGCAGGTCCCAGCTGTTCTGGTAAGAAAGCTGAAAAAGCACAGATGATATTTGAGCAACTTTTCGGAGCAATCACAGCTAGAAAATACTTCGATGTAAAATTCAACATATCCAATGAAAAACTGGAAGAAGTTAAAGGATTTTTACTGTCAAAGGGTTTCTGCTCTGACGAACCTACAGCTGTAAAAGGGGCCAGCTTTTCTCAGGTAAACGTTTTAATTCCTAAAACTAAATTTCCTGCAATGCTCAGGGGAATAAAAAGTTATGGTGCCTCTGCAATTGTACGTGAAAACGTCAAGCAGTACGTTAAATAA
- a CDS encoding biotin transporter BioY, producing the protein MQTPMVNSYFEKRYNFFKWRHDSSFVNKTVLALIMACITGISAQIIIPLPWTPVPVTGQTFAVLMAGIILGRYWGGISQALYVVIGLIGVPWFAGMSGGFDAILCASGGYLIGFIIMSLFLGHFTDKYIRARSFTSMLGLMFIANFIMLYVPGVIGLSLWMTANGAQPTLWSLLAMGVLPFVIGDMMKIGGAAALTKAITPKEAFGEEVDVKEAANWKVF; encoded by the coding sequence ATGCAAACACCTATGGTTAATAGTTATTTCGAAAAGAGGTACAACTTCTTTAAATGGCGCCATGACTCCTCATTTGTAAATAAAACAGTCTTAGCTTTGATAATGGCATGTATTACAGGGATCTCAGCGCAAATAATAATACCTCTCCCATGGACCCCCGTACCTGTAACAGGGCAGACCTTTGCAGTGTTAATGGCCGGAATTATCCTTGGCAGATACTGGGGAGGAATTAGCCAAGCCCTATATGTTGTAATAGGCTTAATTGGAGTCCCATGGTTTGCTGGAATGTCAGGAGGCTTTGATGCAATTTTATGTGCAAGTGGCGGATATCTCATTGGATTTATTATCATGTCATTATTCCTCGGCCATTTTACTGATAAATACATTAGAGCAAGAAGCTTTACATCTATGCTTGGATTGATGTTTATTGCAAACTTCATCATGTTATATGTTCCCGGAGTAATAGGTTTAAGCCTATGGATGACTGCAAACGGTGCACAACCAACTTTATGGAGTTTACTTGCAATGGGAGTTCTTCCATTCGTTATTGGCGACATGATGAAGATTGGAGGGGCAGCAGCATTAACTAAAGCAATAACACCTAAAGAAGCATTTGGTGAAGAAGTAGACGTTAAAGAGGCAGCAAACTGGAAAGTATTCTGA
- a CDS encoding DUF1284 domain-containing protein, giving the protein MKIRAHHLLCMQGFQGYGYSEDFSKNMAEVIEILYNFPKYKIEIVAETDAICTCCPYNINGKCQENQVSLQHKVFGGPKSKILTANDKIISMDLNVLKKLDISPGSIFEAGKIFKITNKKLKTYFDVKDICGDCRWSEKCLWYLKKCEVSTKLISK; this is encoded by the coding sequence ATGAAAATTCGAGCACACCACCTTTTATGCATGCAGGGATTCCAGGGATACGGATACAGCGAAGATTTCAGCAAAAATATGGCTGAAGTAATTGAAATCCTATATAATTTTCCCAAATACAAAATAGAGATAGTTGCAGAGACTGATGCAATCTGTACCTGCTGTCCATACAATATAAATGGGAAATGTCAAGAAAATCAAGTATCCCTCCAACACAAAGTGTTCGGGGGTCCAAAATCAAAGATTTTGACGGCCAACGATAAAATAATATCAATGGACCTTAATGTACTTAAAAAACTAGATATATCCCCAGGATCTATTTTTGAAGCAGGAAAAATATTTAAAATTACAAATAAAAAACTAAAAACATATTTTGACGTGAAAGATATATGTGGAGACTGCAGATGGAGTGAAAAATGTCTCTGGTATCTAAAGAAATGTGAAGTTAGTACAAAGTTAATCAGCAAATAA
- a CDS encoding PsbP-related protein, whose translation MRISSRYMGITIIILVFIVLTSGCTSINDFVKSGNGSFSAYNVSFNYPNGWLAFADNQTGGKSISVSKDSSFNGVQFNLQIMNNNGLSEKGVIKDIKNSKTPGWRKISSGTLTIDGKNAYKDVFIYKNGDSNQSMRFEQIYFVKNGKTYLILLQATDNDFDKERQNFDIILNSLKVQ comes from the coding sequence TTGAGGATATCAAGCAGGTATATGGGGATAACAATAATCATCTTAGTTTTTATAGTTTTAACATCGGGGTGTACATCAATCAACGATTTTGTAAAGAGCGGTAATGGTAGTTTTTCTGCATATAATGTTAGTTTTAACTACCCTAATGGTTGGCTTGCTTTTGCTGACAATCAAACTGGCGGTAAATCAATTTCTGTTTCTAAAGACAGCTCATTTAACGGTGTACAATTTAATTTACAGATAATGAATAACAATGGTTTATCAGAAAAAGGAGTAATTAAAGATATTAAAAACAGTAAAACTCCTGGTTGGAGGAAAATTTCCAGTGGAACACTTACAATAGATGGTAAAAATGCATATAAAGACGTATTTATATATAAAAATGGAGATTCTAATCAAAGTATGAGATTTGAACAGATATACTTTGTGAAAAATGGAAAAACTTATTTAATACTCCTTCAAGCTACAGATAACGACTTCGATAAAGAAAGACAGAACTTTGATATTATCCTCAACAGCCTCAAAGTTCAGTAA